A genomic region of Streptomyces rimosus contains the following coding sequences:
- a CDS encoding carboxylesterase/lipase family protein, with amino-acid sequence MKMRRGRRRPAGAALAVVFLSAGAAASAVPGGVRPGDGAAAERVTVRTDAGLVRGVRSARYRIFQGIPYAGAPKGAYRWAAPRPVRPWKGVRDAAKPGALCPQVPSQYAQVSSEEEDCLFLNVTAPAAVRHRPAPVLVWIHGDGSVGAGSFFDARRLADRGVVVVTVNYRLGVFGGFAHPGLKGSGTFGLQDQQAALRWVRRNAAAFGGDAGNVTVAGSSFGAAAITGHLTSPGARGLFHRAVLSSGEGMMDLPAGTMGPDVPGYPWFVWRTARETEDISAEMTSSLGCTAPAPARTLRCLRALPVKGILKVPYIMNAFQVLAYGNETLPRHPARALREGRFHRVPVLSGATLDEHRTFVGMLYDAVGKPFTGDDYGRALTKAFGGRADAVRARYPLAQFPSPAIAWSAVVTDRMWARGIHAQHVALSRYVPTYAYEFADRHAPMYLPLPGRFDFGAYHAGDTPYVFEEPEVSKRFTAAQRWLSDTMTDQWAAFARTGTPNGPRLPVWRPYRTADPRPYTQSLAPDRIAPVDYAREHALGFWRRFP; translated from the coding sequence ATGAAGATGCGCAGAGGCCGCAGGAGGCCGGCCGGTGCCGCGCTGGCGGTGGTGTTCCTGAGTGCGGGCGCCGCCGCCTCGGCGGTGCCCGGCGGGGTACGGCCGGGTGACGGTGCGGCGGCGGAACGGGTGACCGTACGGACCGATGCCGGCCTCGTACGCGGCGTACGGTCCGCGCGGTACCGGATCTTCCAGGGCATCCCGTATGCCGGTGCGCCCAAGGGGGCGTATCGGTGGGCGGCTCCGCGGCCGGTGCGGCCGTGGAAGGGAGTCAGGGACGCCGCCAAGCCGGGAGCGCTGTGCCCGCAGGTGCCGTCGCAGTACGCGCAGGTGTCCAGCGAGGAGGAGGACTGCCTGTTCCTGAACGTCACCGCGCCGGCCGCCGTACGGCACCGCCCCGCTCCCGTACTGGTGTGGATCCACGGTGACGGGTCGGTCGGCGCGGGCAGCTTCTTCGACGCGCGGCGGCTCGCCGATCGCGGCGTGGTGGTCGTCACCGTCAACTACCGGCTGGGGGTCTTCGGCGGCTTCGCCCACCCGGGACTGAAGGGGTCGGGGACCTTCGGACTCCAGGACCAGCAGGCCGCGTTGCGCTGGGTGCGGCGCAACGCGGCGGCGTTCGGCGGTGACGCGGGGAACGTGACCGTGGCGGGCTCCTCGTTCGGCGCCGCGGCCATCACGGGACACCTCACCTCACCCGGGGCGCGCGGTCTGTTCCACCGGGCCGTCCTGTCGAGCGGCGAGGGCATGATGGATCTGCCGGCCGGGACGATGGGCCCGGACGTGCCCGGATACCCGTGGTTCGTCTGGCGTACGGCACGGGAGACCGAGGACATCAGCGCGGAGATGACCTCGTCGCTGGGGTGTACGGCGCCCGCCCCGGCACGGACGCTGCGGTGCCTGCGCGCCCTGCCGGTCAAGGGGATCCTCAAGGTCCCGTACATCATGAACGCCTTCCAGGTCCTGGCCTACGGCAACGAGACGCTGCCGCGGCATCCGGCCAGGGCTCTGCGCGAGGGGCGCTTCCACCGTGTGCCGGTGCTTTCGGGAGCGACGCTCGACGAGCACCGTACGTTCGTGGGCATGCTGTACGACGCCGTCGGCAAGCCGTTCACCGGGGACGATTACGGCCGGGCGCTCACCAAGGCGTTCGGCGGCCGCGCGGACGCGGTGCGCGCGCGGTACCCGCTGGCGCAGTTCCCGTCCCCGGCCATCGCCTGGTCGGCCGTCGTCACCGACCGGATGTGGGCCCGGGGCATTCACGCGCAGCACGTGGCGCTCTCGCGGTACGTCCCGACATACGCCTACGAGTTCGCCGACCGGCACGCGCCCATGTACCTCCCGCTGCCCGGCCGCTTCGACTTCGGCGCCTACCACGCGGGCGACACGCCCTACGTGTTCGAGGAGCCGGAGGTGAGCAAGCGCTTCACCGCTGCGCAGCGGTGGCTGTCGGACACCATGACGGACCAGTGGGCCGCCTTCGCCCGCACCGGCACGCCCAACGGGCCCCGCCTGCCGGTCTGGCGTCCGTACCGGACCGCGGACCCGCGTCCGTACACCCAGTCGCTGGCACCGGACCGGATCGCCCCGGTCGACTACGCCCGTGAGCATGCCCTGGGCTTCTGGCGCCGGTTTCCGTGA
- a CDS encoding glycosyltransferase gives MNGPVTAPAALVVAVPAHNEEAALPAALRALHTAARQPELLARRVRVVTVVAADACSDGTAALARRHGAHVVELERRNVGAARAAAVAHGLDLLGPAADRAWIATTDADTLVPAAWLAHQVEQAAAGWDCVLGTIRVAPHPTLSAAVAQRHRSLYFAGRPARDRAWDHPHVHGANLGVAADAYLRARGFPALPHSEDHALAAALERVGARILRTDRCPVLTSGRTDSRAVHGFGTYLQDLTLASTTGQLR, from the coding sequence GTGAACGGTCCGGTCACCGCACCGGCGGCCCTGGTGGTCGCCGTTCCCGCGCACAACGAGGAGGCGGCGCTGCCCGCCGCGCTCCGGGCCCTGCACACGGCCGCCCGGCAGCCTGAGCTGCTGGCGCGGCGGGTGCGGGTGGTGACGGTGGTCGCCGCCGACGCCTGCTCCGACGGCACCGCGGCGCTCGCCCGCCGGCACGGCGCGCACGTGGTGGAGTTGGAGCGGCGCAATGTCGGCGCGGCCCGGGCCGCCGCCGTCGCGCACGGCCTCGACCTGCTCGGGCCCGCCGCCGATCGGGCCTGGATCGCCACCACCGACGCCGACACGCTGGTGCCCGCCGCTTGGCTCGCCCACCAGGTCGAGCAGGCTGCCGCCGGGTGGGACTGCGTGCTCGGCACCATACGGGTCGCCCCGCACCCCACCTTGAGCGCGGCGGTCGCCCAGCGGCACCGCTCGCTGTACTTCGCCGGGCGGCCCGCCCGCGACCGCGCCTGGGACCACCCGCACGTCCACGGCGCCAACCTGGGGGTCGCCGCCGACGCCTACCTCCGCGCACGAGGGTTCCCCGCTTTGCCGCACAGCGAGGACCACGCGCTGGCGGCCGCCCTGGAACGCGTCGGCGCCCGCATCCTCAGAACGGACCGCTGCCCCGTCCTCACCTCCGGCCGTACGGACTCCCGCGCCGTCCACGGCTTCGGGACGTACCTCCAGGATCTGACCCTCGCGTCCACCACCGGACAGCTCCGCTGA
- a CDS encoding SAM-dependent methyltransferase yields the protein MTTNRSIPGTDRSVPTPPSYFTTMYAGSADPWDLAGRWYEQRKYALTVAALPRRRYRRAFEPGCSVGVLTGLLAERCDEVLAADRVPAAAEAAARRNRDRPHVEVRTMAIPDEWPEETFDLIVLSELLYYFDDATLREILKRTVACLEPGGTLVTVHWDHPADGHLRTGTQLAPLLTAVDELAPVTQLNDADFVLHVFTRRLPDGSAVPAPAAAEGLV from the coding sequence ATGACGACGAACCGGTCCATCCCGGGTACAGACCGCTCCGTACCCACACCTCCGTCCTACTTCACCACCATGTACGCCGGTTCGGCCGACCCCTGGGATTTGGCGGGCCGGTGGTACGAGCAGCGCAAGTACGCCCTGACTGTCGCCGCGCTGCCCCGCCGCCGCTACCGCCGGGCGTTCGAGCCGGGCTGTTCGGTCGGTGTCCTGACCGGGCTGCTGGCCGAGCGGTGCGACGAGGTGCTGGCCGCCGACCGGGTGCCGGCCGCCGCCGAAGCGGCCGCACGCCGCAACCGCGACCGGCCGCACGTCGAGGTGCGGACCATGGCGATACCGGACGAGTGGCCTGAAGAAACGTTTGACCTGATCGTGCTCTCCGAGCTGCTGTACTACTTCGACGACGCCACCCTGCGCGAGATCCTCAAGCGGACCGTGGCCTGTCTGGAGCCCGGCGGCACCCTCGTGACCGTGCACTGGGACCACCCGGCCGACGGCCACCTCCGTACCGGCACACAGCTCGCCCCGCTGCTCACCGCCGTGGACGAACTCGCGCCCGTCACACAGCTCAACGACGCCGACTTCGTACTGCACGTGTTCACCCGGCGTCTGCCGGACGGCAGTGCCGTCCCCGCGCCCGCGGCAGCCGAGGGGCTGGTGTGA
- a CDS encoding PIG-L deacetylase family protein, producing the protein MIGEFDRTAAAEAIEAPGTPEEQWAAWAELARLPAVRPPSGPVVVVAAHPDDEVLGFGGTMAQLSGEVRLVTVTDGEGSHPHLAAERIAALRAAELERALGELGLREHRTYRLRIPDTGVDAHEARLERELAAVLRETGAALCVAPWTGDLHADHEAAGRAAAAAARETGTPCWHYPVWMWHWASPGDPRVPWSAARRLPLSRPARTRKEAAIRRFASQLAPLGPGDDTVILPPVELAHHTRPFEVVFT; encoded by the coding sequence GTGATCGGTGAGTTCGACCGCACGGCGGCCGCCGAGGCCATCGAGGCGCCCGGCACGCCGGAGGAACAGTGGGCCGCCTGGGCGGAACTGGCGCGGCTGCCCGCCGTACGACCGCCGTCCGGACCCGTCGTGGTGGTCGCCGCCCACCCCGACGACGAGGTCCTGGGCTTCGGCGGCACGATGGCGCAGCTCAGCGGCGAGGTCCGGCTCGTGACCGTCACCGACGGCGAGGGGTCGCACCCGCACCTGGCGGCGGAGCGGATCGCCGCGCTGCGTGCGGCCGAACTGGAGCGTGCGCTCGGCGAACTCGGGCTGCGCGAGCACCGTACGTACCGGCTGCGCATCCCCGACACCGGTGTCGACGCCCACGAGGCGCGGCTGGAACGGGAGCTCGCCGCGGTGCTGCGGGAGACCGGCGCCGCGCTGTGCGTCGCGCCGTGGACGGGCGATCTGCACGCCGACCACGAGGCGGCGGGGCGGGCCGCGGCCGCCGCCGCGCGGGAGACCGGCACGCCCTGCTGGCACTACCCGGTGTGGATGTGGCACTGGGCGTCACCCGGCGATCCGCGCGTCCCGTGGTCCGCCGCCCGACGGCTGCCGCTGTCCCGGCCGGCGCGGACGCGCAAGGAGGCGGCGATCCGCCGCTTCGCCAGCCAGCTCGCGCCCCTCGGCCCCGGTGACGACACGGTGATCCTGCCGCCCGTCGAACTCGCCCACCACACGCGCCCTTTCGAGGTGGTCTTCACATGA
- a CDS encoding acyl-CoA dehydrogenase family protein, which translates to MSVGVETRCVPDAEDLRRSVADRFATWADTEARDLPLPGAGRTRDRFAALYALGRTDLSLARLAEGHADATAILCELGEAPPGPGERWGVWAAQPPGTGLQARQDGDGWLLEGRKAYCSGAHSCTHGLVTADTEEGRRLFAVRTDHPGYAPLEGTWQAIGMAGSDTPDVRFTDVPARPVGEAGTYLDRPGFQHGGIGVAACWLGGARAVADTLQTGARTEDPLTAAHLGAVDVALYAAETALWEAARAIDADPLDRSGAARLRSLRVRAIAERACSDVLDRVGRATGAGPLCHDPRHARNAVDLTVYIRQHHAERNLAELGALVGQKASPEVGTEARSEAGPKR; encoded by the coding sequence ATGAGTGTGGGCGTGGAGACGAGATGCGTCCCGGACGCCGAGGACCTGCGGCGGTCGGTGGCGGATCGGTTCGCCACCTGGGCGGATACCGAGGCGCGTGACCTGCCGCTGCCGGGGGCGGGGCGTACGCGGGACCGTTTCGCCGCCTTGTACGCGTTGGGGCGCACCGATCTGTCGCTCGCCCGGCTGGCGGAAGGCCATGCCGACGCCACGGCCATTCTGTGCGAGCTGGGGGAGGCCCCGCCCGGTCCGGGCGAGCGTTGGGGCGTCTGGGCCGCGCAGCCTCCCGGCACCGGGCTCCAGGCGCGCCAGGACGGCGACGGGTGGCTCCTCGAGGGCCGCAAGGCGTACTGCTCGGGGGCGCACTCCTGCACCCACGGCCTGGTCACGGCGGACACCGAGGAAGGCCGCAGGCTGTTCGCCGTACGCACCGATCACCCTGGTTACGCGCCGCTCGAAGGGACTTGGCAGGCCATCGGCATGGCGGGCAGCGACACCCCGGACGTGCGCTTCACGGACGTTCCGGCCCGGCCGGTCGGCGAGGCGGGGACCTACCTGGACCGGCCGGGCTTCCAGCACGGCGGCATCGGCGTCGCCGCCTGCTGGCTCGGCGGGGCGCGGGCGGTCGCCGACACCCTTCAGACCGGTGCCCGTACGGAGGACCCGCTGACCGCCGCGCACCTGGGCGCGGTGGACGTGGCGCTGTACGCCGCGGAAACCGCGCTGTGGGAGGCGGCGCGGGCCATCGACGCCGATCCGCTGGACCGCTCGGGCGCCGCGCGGCTGCGCAGCCTGCGGGTACGGGCGATCGCGGAACGGGCCTGCAGCGACGTACTGGACCGGGTCGGACGGGCGACCGGCGCCGGACCGCTGTGCCACGACCCGCGTCACGCCCGCAACGCCGTCGACCTGACGGTGTACATCCGGCAGCACCACGCCGAACGCAACCTCGCGGAGCTGGGTGCGCTGGTGGGGCAGAAGGCGAGTCCGGAAGTGGGGACGGAAGCGCGATCGGAAGCGGGGCCGAAGCGGTGA
- a CDS encoding SRPBCC family protein: MSGIRRTGTRAALSTLPLVIGLLGTAAAPAGATPHHPGTSLTCRGKGVDPDALIRQKTETVIHAPLHTIWKLQTDVERWPTWQSPVETAKRLDHGPLRKGSVFRWTTPAPATPTTPATTLEITSTVEQLKHHSCIRWTGPAIGDGLRIDRGVHVWNFTKVAGGVRVSTEETHRGAQVESNVPLAKEILRRGLEQWLSDLKAAAEARAHGRTC; this comes from the coding sequence ATGTCCGGCATCCGCAGAACCGGCACCCGCGCCGCCCTGTCCACCCTCCCGCTCGTCATCGGCCTCCTCGGCACCGCCGCCGCGCCCGCCGGAGCCACCCCTCACCACCCCGGCACGTCCCTCACCTGCCGCGGGAAGGGCGTCGACCCCGACGCCCTCATCCGGCAGAAGACCGAAACCGTGATCCACGCGCCGCTGCACACCATTTGGAAGCTCCAGACCGATGTGGAGCGCTGGCCGACCTGGCAGTCTCCTGTCGAGACCGCGAAGCGCCTCGATCACGGCCCCTTGCGGAAGGGCTCGGTTTTCCGGTGGACGACCCCGGCGCCCGCCACTCCCACGACTCCCGCCACCACCCTGGAGATCACCTCGACCGTCGAGCAGCTCAAGCACCACTCCTGCATCCGCTGGACCGGTCCCGCGATCGGTGATGGGCTGCGCATCGACAGGGGCGTCCACGTGTGGAATTTCACCAAGGTCGCCGGCGGCGTCCGCGTGAGCACCGAGGAGACCCATCGCGGCGCCCAGGTCGAATCGAATGTCCCCCTCGCCAAGGAGATCCTCCGCAGGGGCCTCGAACAGTGGCTGAGCGACCTCAAGGCCGCCGCCGAGGCCCGCGCCCACGGCCGGACGTGTTGA
- a CDS encoding HAMP domain-containing protein, giving the protein MAAGTAGEKARPVTRATRTEVKVGEPELRQLLAGLTAVRDGNFGTRLPGDADGLLGEIATVFNGMVDQLSLFTSEVTRVAREVGSEGRLGGQAQVPGVSGTWADLTDSVNAMAGNLTSQVRDIAQVATAVAKGDLSQKIDVDAQGEILELKNTVNTMVDQLSSFADEVTRVAREVGSEGRLGGQAQVPGVGGTWRDLTDSVNFMAGNLTSQVRNIAQVTTAVAKGDLSQKITVDARGEILELKTTVNTMVDQLSAFADEVTRVAREVGTEGRLGGQAQVPGVGGTWRDLTDSVNFMAGNLTSQVRSIAAVATSVAQGDLSQKITVDARGEILELKNTINTMVDQLSAFADEVTRVAREVGTEGNLGGQATVRGVSGTWKDLTDNVNVMASNLTGQVRSIAQVAAAVAKGDLSQKITVEAKGEVAALAGVINTMVDTLSAFADEVTRVAREVGTEGMLGGQARVPNVAGTWKDLTDNVNSMANNLTGQVRNIAQVTTAVANGDLSKKIDVDARGEILELKTTINTMVDQLSSFASEVTRVAREVGSEGRLGGQAEVEGVSGTWKRLTENVNELAGNLTRQVRAIAGVTSAVAEGDLTRSITVDASGEVAELKDNINSMVRSLRETTRANQEQDWLKSNLARISGLMQGHRDLAVVAELVMDELTPLVSAQYGAFYLAEETGGDTVLRLVGAYGRPSGSTAPDRFGLGESLVGQAARSRRTIVADGVPGDYISISSGLGRTAPGSLIVLPIIVEDQVLGIIELASFTSFTPVHRDFLEQLMEMVGVNVNTIVANARTDELLEESQRLAGELQARSGELTRQQEELQRSNEELEEKAELLASQNRDIETKNLEIEQARQELEDRAQQLALASKYKSEFLANMSHELRTPLNSLLILAQLLAQNPTRNLTPKQVEYAGIIHSAGSDLLQLINDILDLSKVEAGKMDINPERVALRQLLDYVEATFRPMTTQKSLDFTISAAPGVPVDLLTDDARLRQILRNLLSNAVKFTEEGSVELRIEPAADSELPDTVRRGGPVVAFRVKDTGIGIPEQQLAVIFGAFQQADGTTSRKYGGTGLGLSISREIAHLLGGAVTAQSTPGLGSTFTLYLPVARADFQEQTDGPAAVEAPAGEWGTGRESRPHSPAAAPAPPRRLLVIEERPRGLLSHVAESAVAELAGGGQDLGDRPETIEVISAIGAQEAAGALAAEPFHCVVLDLDMSGGEALRFLEAMDGDAAVRTVAVLAHNSRRMEAEQERTLQARSRTQPLEILSSLDELRERIALHLSAEQPGDVLPLVRPEEPEAPQPVDDSLSGRTVLVVDDDARNLYALSGILEMHGIHVRHAENGREGIQALTEHPDIDLILMDVMMPEMDGYTATAEIRRMPEHAGLPIIAVTAKAMPGDREKSLASGASDYVTKPVDTDDLIACVRRWLAS; this is encoded by the coding sequence ATGGCTGCTGGAACGGCGGGCGAGAAGGCGCGACCGGTGACGCGGGCGACGCGCACCGAGGTGAAGGTCGGGGAGCCGGAGCTGCGCCAGCTGCTCGCCGGGCTCACCGCCGTACGCGACGGGAACTTCGGGACCCGTCTGCCGGGCGACGCCGACGGGCTGCTCGGGGAGATCGCGACCGTCTTCAACGGCATGGTCGACCAGCTGTCCCTGTTCACCTCGGAGGTGACCCGGGTGGCGCGCGAGGTCGGCAGCGAGGGCCGGCTCGGCGGCCAGGCGCAGGTGCCGGGCGTCTCGGGCACCTGGGCGGATCTGACCGACTCGGTGAACGCCATGGCCGGCAACCTCACCTCCCAGGTGCGCGACATCGCTCAGGTGGCCACCGCCGTCGCGAAGGGCGACCTCTCGCAGAAGATCGACGTCGATGCCCAGGGCGAGATCCTGGAGTTGAAGAACACCGTCAACACGATGGTGGACCAGCTTTCCTCGTTCGCCGACGAGGTCACGCGCGTCGCCCGCGAGGTCGGCAGCGAAGGGCGGCTGGGCGGCCAGGCCCAGGTGCCCGGAGTGGGCGGAACCTGGCGCGACCTGACCGACTCCGTCAACTTCATGGCCGGGAACCTCACCTCGCAGGTACGCAATATCGCGCAGGTCACCACCGCGGTCGCCAAGGGCGACCTCTCGCAGAAGATCACCGTGGACGCCCGGGGCGAGATCCTGGAGCTGAAGACCACGGTGAACACGATGGTCGACCAGCTGTCCGCCTTCGCCGACGAAGTCACGCGCGTCGCCCGCGAGGTCGGCACCGAGGGGCGGCTGGGCGGCCAGGCCCAGGTGCCCGGAGTGGGCGGAACCTGGCGCGACCTGACCGACTCCGTCAACTTCATGGCCGGGAACCTGACGTCGCAGGTGCGCTCCATCGCGGCGGTCGCCACCTCGGTGGCGCAGGGCGATCTCTCGCAGAAGATCACGGTGGATGCCCGCGGTGAGATCCTGGAGCTGAAGAACACCATCAACACGATGGTCGATCAGCTCTCGGCCTTCGCCGACGAGGTCACGCGCGTGGCCCGCGAGGTCGGCACCGAGGGCAATCTCGGCGGCCAGGCCACCGTACGGGGCGTGTCGGGCACCTGGAAGGACCTGACCGACAACGTCAACGTGATGGCCTCCAACCTGACCGGTCAGGTGCGTTCCATCGCCCAGGTGGCCGCGGCGGTCGCCAAGGGCGATCTCTCGCAGAAGATCACGGTCGAGGCGAAGGGCGAGGTGGCCGCGCTCGCCGGTGTGATCAACACGATGGTCGACACGCTCTCCGCGTTCGCCGACGAGGTCACCCGGGTGGCCCGCGAGGTCGGCACCGAGGGCATGCTCGGCGGCCAGGCCCGCGTACCGAACGTGGCCGGTACGTGGAAGGACCTGACCGACAACGTCAACTCGATGGCCAACAACCTGACCGGTCAGGTGCGCAATATCGCCCAGGTCACCACCGCGGTCGCCAACGGTGACCTGTCGAAGAAGATCGACGTCGATGCCCGGGGCGAGATCCTGGAGCTCAAGACCACCATCAACACCATGGTCGACCAGCTCTCCTCGTTCGCCTCCGAGGTCACCCGGGTGGCCCGCGAGGTCGGCAGCGAAGGGCGGCTCGGGGGCCAGGCCGAGGTCGAGGGCGTATCGGGCACCTGGAAGCGGCTGACCGAGAACGTCAACGAGCTGGCCGGCAACCTCACCCGGCAGGTACGGGCCATCGCCGGGGTGACCAGCGCGGTCGCCGAGGGCGATCTGACCCGGTCCATCACGGTGGACGCCTCCGGCGAGGTCGCGGAGCTCAAGGACAACATCAACTCCATGGTGCGGTCCCTGCGCGAGACCACCCGGGCCAACCAGGAGCAGGACTGGCTCAAGAGCAATCTGGCCCGCATCTCCGGGCTGATGCAGGGTCACCGGGACCTCGCGGTGGTCGCCGAGCTGGTCATGGACGAGCTGACGCCGCTCGTCTCGGCCCAGTACGGCGCCTTCTACCTGGCCGAGGAGACCGGGGGCGACACCGTACTGAGGCTCGTCGGTGCGTACGGCCGTCCCTCCGGCAGCACCGCGCCCGACCGGTTCGGGCTGGGCGAGTCCCTGGTCGGCCAGGCCGCGCGCAGCCGCCGTACGATCGTCGCCGACGGTGTGCCGGGCGACTACATCAGCATCTCCAGCGGCCTGGGCCGTACGGCGCCGGGCAGCCTGATCGTGCTGCCGATCATCGTGGAGGACCAGGTCCTCGGCATCATCGAGCTGGCGTCCTTCACCTCTTTCACCCCCGTGCACCGGGACTTCCTCGAACAGCTCATGGAGATGGTGGGCGTCAACGTCAACACCATCGTCGCCAACGCACGTACCGACGAGCTGCTGGAGGAGTCGCAGCGCCTGGCCGGGGAGCTGCAGGCGCGCTCCGGGGAGCTGACGCGGCAGCAGGAGGAACTCCAGCGCTCCAACGAGGAGCTGGAGGAGAAGGCCGAACTGCTCGCCTCCCAGAACCGCGACATCGAGACCAAGAACCTGGAGATCGAGCAGGCGCGGCAGGAGCTGGAGGACCGGGCGCAGCAGCTGGCGCTGGCGTCGAAGTACAAGTCGGAGTTCCTGGCCAACATGAGCCACGAGCTGCGCACCCCGCTCAACAGTCTGCTCATCCTGGCGCAGCTGCTCGCGCAGAACCCGACCAGAAACCTCACGCCCAAGCAGGTGGAGTACGCGGGCATCATCCACTCAGCGGGCTCGGATCTGCTCCAGCTCATCAACGACATCCTCGACCTGTCGAAGGTCGAGGCGGGCAAGATGGACATCAATCCGGAGCGGGTGGCGCTGCGACAGCTCCTGGACTACGTCGAGGCGACGTTCCGGCCGATGACGACCCAGAAGAGCCTCGACTTCACGATCAGTGCCGCGCCCGGCGTCCCGGTGGACCTGCTGACCGACGATGCCCGGTTGCGTCAGATCCTGCGCAATCTCCTGTCCAACGCGGTCAAGTTCACCGAGGAGGGCAGCGTCGAGCTGCGGATCGAGCCCGCCGCCGACAGCGAACTGCCCGATACGGTGCGCCGCGGTGGCCCCGTCGTCGCCTTCCGCGTCAAGGACACCGGCATCGGCATCCCCGAGCAGCAGCTCGCGGTGATCTTCGGGGCGTTCCAGCAGGCGGACGGCACCACCAGCCGCAAGTACGGGGGCACCGGCCTCGGCCTGTCCATCAGCCGCGAGATCGCCCACCTCCTGGGCGGCGCGGTGACGGCCCAGAGCACACCGGGGCTGGGCAGCACCTTCACCCTGTATCTGCCCGTGGCCCGCGCCGACTTCCAGGAGCAGACCGATGGGCCGGCGGCCGTCGAGGCACCGGCGGGCGAGTGGGGTACGGGGCGCGAGAGCCGGCCGCACTCCCCCGCCGCCGCGCCCGCGCCGCCCCGCCGGCTGCTGGTGATCGAGGAGCGTCCCCGCGGGCTGCTCTCCCACGTGGCCGAGAGCGCGGTCGCCGAGCTGGCCGGGGGCGGCCAGGACCTGGGCGACCGTCCGGAGACCATCGAGGTCATCTCCGCGATCGGCGCCCAGGAGGCCGCCGGAGCACTGGCCGCTGAGCCCTTCCACTGCGTGGTCCTCGACCTGGACATGTCGGGCGGCGAAGCCCTGCGCTTCCTGGAGGCGATGGACGGCGACGCCGCCGTACGCACCGTCGCCGTCCTCGCCCACAACAGCAGGCGTATGGAGGCGGAGCAGGAACGCACCCTGCAAGCACGTTCCCGTACCCAGCCGCTGGAAATCCTCTCCAGCCTGGACGAGCTGCGCGAACGCATCGCCTTGCATCTGTCCGCCGAGCAGCCCGGTGACGTGCTGCCGCTGGTACGCCCGGAGGAGCCCGAGGCCCCGCAGCCCGTCGACGACAGCCTCAGCGGCCGTACCGTCCTGGTCGTGGACGACGACGCCCGCAACCTGTACGCGCTCAGCGGCATCCTGGAGATGCACGGCATCCACGTCCGGCACGCGGAGAACGGCCGGGAGGGAATCCAGGCGCTCACCGAACACCCGGACATCGACCTCATCCTGATGGACGTGATGATGCCCGAGATGGACGGCTACACCGCGACCGCGGAGATCCGGCGGATGCCGGAACACGCCGGGCTGCCCATCATCGCGGTCACGGCCAAGGCCATGCCCGGGGACCGGGAGAAGAGCCTGGCCTCCGGAGCCAGCGATTACGTCACCAAGCCGGTGGACACCGACGACCTGATCGCCTGCGTCCGCCGGTGGCTGGCCTCCTGA